The following proteins are encoded in a genomic region of Liolophura sinensis isolate JHLJ2023 chromosome 7, CUHK_Ljap_v2, whole genome shotgun sequence:
- the LOC135471330 gene encoding uncharacterized protein LOC135471330 isoform X2 encodes MTPVWYNEASRQPYFHDYFENLDQVDRLAVYACRIIEDFRGVFFLRPSLTDPQALTLTVVLDCKNFRHFRVSVDRNKKFVCCNGRHEAFPHISALVDYHRRHSFHEPDGALSGLKLTSAILRKGITEDMLRHILRSENSPVMQVILTPFQDTQNPTTMPITSIFEVVFKESGAESSVVSVTKLPSPSNNNRPQHVAMGERPSHGSETRVPEGRAQKVDAGLSLRQKIPPPVAPRPTRRSCHVFDCANTSSGGEGNIIYSEPIPSDRNRVPDLIFNLRLDDKRHAQRCHCGILIEESVMPLNWTLHRDIATGNVFFQNVDGSTLWDIPDEIKPFLTESQGCVIQKYK; translated from the exons ATGACACCCGTGTGGTATAATGAGGCATCACGACAACCTTATTTTCACGATTATTTTGAAAATCTGGACCAG GTGGACAGATTAGCAGTGTATGCCTGTAGGATCATCGAAGACTTCCGTGGAGTTTTCTTCCTCCGACCAAGCCTAACAGATCCTCAGGCCCTTACTCTTACAGTTGT ACTGGATTGTAAGAACTTTCGCCATTTCCGGGTATCAGTtgacagaaacaaaaaattcGTTTGCTGCAACGGGCGACATGAGGCGTTCCCGCATATCAGTGCTTTAGTGGACTATCATCGGCGTCACAGCTTTCACGAACCTGACGGTGCCTTGTCAGGTCTCAAACTGACATCTGCCATTTTGCGTAAAGGTATCACCGAAGATATGCTAAGACACATATTGCGCAGTGAAAATTCTCCTGTGATGCAGGTGATTTTGACTCCATTTCAGGACACCCAAAATCCAACAACCATGCCGATAACATCCATTTTTGAGGTAGTTTTCAAAGAAAGCGGTGCTGAATCATCTGTTGTTAGTGTGACAAAACTGCCCAGTCCTTCTAATAACAACAGGCCCCAGCATGTAGCCATGGGGGAAAGGCCGTCTCACGGGTCAGAAACGAGAGTACCAGAAGGTCGGGCCCAGAAGGTGGATGCTGGTCTATCACTCAGGCAAAAAATACCCCCGCCAGTTGCTCCACGGCCAACACGCAGATCTTGCCACGTTTTTGACTGCGCCAATACTTCCTCAGGTGGGGAGGGAAACATTATTTATTCGGAGCCCATTCCTAGTGATAGGAACCGTGTACCAGACCTCATTTTCAACCTGCGCTTGGATGATAAGCGTCATGCACAGAGGTGTCACTGTGGAATTCTTATCGAAGAAAGTGTGATGCCCTTAAACTGGACCTTGCACAGGGATATCGCGACCGGGAATGTCTTTTTTCAAAACGTCGATGGGAGCACACTATGGGATATCCCAGATGAAATCAAACCCTTTTTAACAGAGTCTCAGGGATGTGTCATACAGAAGTACAAATAG
- the LOC135471330 gene encoding uncharacterized protein LOC135471330 isoform X1: MILHFGAFRRSISKPPDAALTIMTPVWYNEASRQPYFHDYFENLDQVDRLAVYACRIIEDFRGVFFLRPSLTDPQALTLTVVLDCKNFRHFRVSVDRNKKFVCCNGRHEAFPHISALVDYHRRHSFHEPDGALSGLKLTSAILRKGITEDMLRHILRSENSPVMQVILTPFQDTQNPTTMPITSIFEVVFKESGAESSVVSVTKLPSPSNNNRPQHVAMGERPSHGSETRVPEGRAQKVDAGLSLRQKIPPPVAPRPTRRSCHVFDCANTSSGGEGNIIYSEPIPSDRNRVPDLIFNLRLDDKRHAQRCHCGILIEESVMPLNWTLHRDIATGNVFFQNVDGSTLWDIPDEIKPFLTESQGCVIQKYK, from the exons ATGATTTTGCATTTTGGTGCTTTTAGGCGAAGTATCTCCAAACCTCCCGATGCTGCTCTCACGATAATGACACCCGTGTGGTATAATGAGGCATCACGACAACCTTATTTTCACGATTATTTTGAAAATCTGGACCAG GTGGACAGATTAGCAGTGTATGCCTGTAGGATCATCGAAGACTTCCGTGGAGTTTTCTTCCTCCGACCAAGCCTAACAGATCCTCAGGCCCTTACTCTTACAGTTGT ACTGGATTGTAAGAACTTTCGCCATTTCCGGGTATCAGTtgacagaaacaaaaaattcGTTTGCTGCAACGGGCGACATGAGGCGTTCCCGCATATCAGTGCTTTAGTGGACTATCATCGGCGTCACAGCTTTCACGAACCTGACGGTGCCTTGTCAGGTCTCAAACTGACATCTGCCATTTTGCGTAAAGGTATCACCGAAGATATGCTAAGACACATATTGCGCAGTGAAAATTCTCCTGTGATGCAGGTGATTTTGACTCCATTTCAGGACACCCAAAATCCAACAACCATGCCGATAACATCCATTTTTGAGGTAGTTTTCAAAGAAAGCGGTGCTGAATCATCTGTTGTTAGTGTGACAAAACTGCCCAGTCCTTCTAATAACAACAGGCCCCAGCATGTAGCCATGGGGGAAAGGCCGTCTCACGGGTCAGAAACGAGAGTACCAGAAGGTCGGGCCCAGAAGGTGGATGCTGGTCTATCACTCAGGCAAAAAATACCCCCGCCAGTTGCTCCACGGCCAACACGCAGATCTTGCCACGTTTTTGACTGCGCCAATACTTCCTCAGGTGGGGAGGGAAACATTATTTATTCGGAGCCCATTCCTAGTGATAGGAACCGTGTACCAGACCTCATTTTCAACCTGCGCTTGGATGATAAGCGTCATGCACAGAGGTGTCACTGTGGAATTCTTATCGAAGAAAGTGTGATGCCCTTAAACTGGACCTTGCACAGGGATATCGCGACCGGGAATGTCTTTTTTCAAAACGTCGATGGGAGCACACTATGGGATATCCCAGATGAAATCAAACCCTTTTTAACAGAGTCTCAGGGATGTGTCATACAGAAGTACAAATAG